In one Modestobacter sp. L9-4 genomic region, the following are encoded:
- a CDS encoding ANTAR domain-containing protein produces MAGRFRLDLTTEQWWWSPELFDLLGVPVGSARPSLQLLLSHVPEDGRAALREALLAAGSTGTPFAREHRVRRADGAVRSLLLVCEPDLDASGAVLALSGLAVDLTDGRPAPTQDEDLEQLRTEVEQLRSAMASRAAIEQAKGILMVLMSCGDQVAFDLLAHMSSHTHRKVRDVAVLIIDSASGRSPLPDDVREILHDASPPAHPA; encoded by the coding sequence GTGGCCGGCCGTTTCCGCCTCGACCTCACCACCGAGCAGTGGTGGTGGTCGCCCGAGCTGTTCGACCTCCTCGGCGTCCCGGTCGGGTCGGCGCGGCCGAGCCTGCAGCTGCTGCTCTCCCACGTCCCCGAGGACGGCCGCGCCGCACTGCGCGAGGCGCTGCTGGCCGCCGGCAGCACCGGCACGCCCTTCGCCCGTGAGCACCGGGTCCGACGGGCCGACGGCGCCGTCCGCTCGCTGCTGCTGGTCTGCGAGCCGGACCTCGACGCCTCCGGCGCCGTCCTGGCGCTGTCCGGGCTCGCCGTCGATCTCACCGACGGGCGGCCCGCCCCGACCCAGGACGAGGACCTCGAGCAGCTGCGGACCGAGGTGGAGCAGCTGCGCAGCGCGATGGCCAGCCGGGCCGCCATCGAGCAGGCCAAGGGCATCCTGATGGTGCTGATGAGCTGCGGCGACCAGGTCGCCTTCGACCTCCTGGCGCACATGTCCAGCCACACCCACCGCAAGGTGCGCGACGTCGCCGTGCTGATCATCGACTCGGCCAGCGGGCGCAGCCCGCTGCCCGACGACGTCCGCGAGATCCTGCACGACGCGTCGCCACCGGCCCACCCGGCCTGA
- a CDS encoding cobalamin biosynthesis protein, which produces MSTAAARGLSTAAGLALGAVADLLLADPRRGHPVAGFGQAAAALERRMWRDSRAAGVTYTGVCVGTAVALGLAASRLTVDRPGARTALTALATWAVLGGTSLGRAAATMEQHLSAGDLPAARAHLSTLAGRDPSGLGEAELVRATVESVAENTSDAAVAPLFWGAVAGLPGLLGYRAVNTLDAMVGYRSPRYARFGWASARLDDVVNWVPARLTAVLTVLTAPLAGGSPAGAWRVWRRDGAAHPSPNAGRCEASLAGALDLRLGGRNVYGTRVEERPVLGDGRPPVRGDVVRAVRLSRAVWTTAAAVAAAGRLRR; this is translated from the coding sequence ATGTCCACTGCCGCCGCCCGAGGGCTGTCGACCGCCGCCGGCCTGGCCCTCGGCGCCGTCGCCGACCTGCTGCTCGCCGACCCCCGGCGCGGCCACCCGGTCGCCGGGTTCGGCCAGGCCGCCGCCGCCCTGGAGCGCCGCATGTGGCGCGACTCCCGTGCCGCGGGCGTCACCTACACCGGCGTCTGCGTCGGGACGGCGGTCGCGCTGGGGCTGGCTGCGTCCCGGCTGACGGTGGACCGGCCGGGGGCCCGGACGGCGTTGACCGCGCTGGCCACCTGGGCGGTGCTCGGCGGCACCTCGCTGGGCCGGGCCGCGGCCACCATGGAGCAGCACCTGTCCGCCGGCGACCTGCCCGCCGCCCGCGCGCACCTGTCCACCCTGGCCGGCCGGGACCCGAGCGGTCTGGGCGAGGCCGAGCTGGTGCGGGCCACGGTGGAGTCGGTCGCGGAGAACACCTCCGACGCCGCGGTCGCGCCGCTGTTCTGGGGAGCCGTCGCGGGCCTGCCCGGGCTGCTGGGCTACCGGGCGGTCAACACCCTGGACGCGATGGTCGGGTACCGGTCACCGCGGTACGCCCGGTTCGGCTGGGCCTCGGCCCGGCTCGACGACGTCGTCAACTGGGTGCCGGCCCGGCTCACCGCCGTCCTCACCGTGTTGACCGCGCCGCTGGCGGGCGGCTCACCGGCCGGCGCCTGGCGGGTGTGGCGGCGCGACGGGGCCGCCCACCCGAGCCCGAACGCGGGGCGCTGCGAGGCGTCGCTGGCCGGCGCGCTCGACCTGCGGCTGGGCGGCCGCAACGTCTACGGCACCCGGGTGGAGGAGCGGCCCGTGCTCGGCGACGGCCGCCCGCCCGTGCGCGGGGACGTCGTCCGGGCGGTCCGCCTCTCCCGGGCGGTGTGGACCACGGCGGCGGCGGTCGCCGCGGCCGGCCGGCTGCGCCGCTGA
- the def gene encoding peptide deformylase yields the protein MRLPGRYDGVARPIVTYGSNPVLHRPCAPVTEFDRDLRHLVLDMFASMAAADGVGLAANQIGVDARVFVIDCPDADGEDVVGLVVNPVLTVLDPVDGEPAVEVTEEGCLSVPGPYAELERAFRARVDGVDVHGDPVSIEATGMAARCLQHEVDHLNGTVYVDLLPAEQRELLLAEAAGPEGELPA from the coding sequence ATGCGCCTGCCCGGCCGTTACGACGGCGTCGCCCGCCCGATCGTCACCTACGGCAGCAACCCCGTGCTGCACCGCCCGTGTGCACCGGTCACCGAGTTCGACCGCGACCTGCGGCACCTCGTGCTGGACATGTTCGCCAGCATGGCCGCCGCCGACGGCGTGGGGCTGGCGGCCAACCAGATCGGCGTGGACGCCCGCGTGTTCGTCATCGACTGCCCGGACGCCGACGGTGAGGACGTCGTCGGCCTGGTGGTCAACCCGGTGCTGACGGTCCTCGACCCGGTGGACGGCGAGCCCGCGGTGGAGGTCACCGAGGAGGGCTGCCTGTCGGTGCCCGGCCCCTACGCCGAGCTGGAGCGTGCCTTCCGCGCCCGGGTCGACGGCGTCGACGTGCACGGCGACCCGGTGTCGATCGAGGCGACCGGCATGGCGGCCCGCTGCCTGCAGCACGAGGTCGACCACCTGAACGGCACGGTCTACGTCGACCTGCTGCCCGCCGAGCAGCGCGAGCTGCTGCTGGCCGAGGCCGCCGGCCCCGAGGGCGAGCTGCCCGCGTGA
- the cbiE gene encoding precorrin-6y C5,15-methyltransferase (decarboxylating) subunit CbiE — protein MSAPEGWTVTVVGIGADGWDGLSPAARRAVEGAEVLRGSGRQLSLVPEGVAAERVPWPSPMAVAVRELPEAHPGRRVVVLASGDPMYSGIGTTLVRWFGAAAVDVVPHPSSVTWACSRMGWSVEETTVVSVVWKPVELLAAQVSPGRRLLVLGADGTTPAEVARRLTDWGYGASRLTALSQLGGPTEQRATGTAAAWPHAQTDPLTITAVEAVADPGTVPLSTVPGLPDDAYRNDGQLTKRDVRAVTLSRLVPLPGQLLWDVGAGAGSIGIEWMRVHPSCRAVAVESDPERAHRIGQNAARLGVPGLQVVRGRAPEALGDLPAPDAVFVGGGATVPGVLENCWDALLPGGRLVVNAVTVESEGVLAQWQTRVGGSLTRLQVAQAAPVGGFTGWRPAMPVTIWSVTR, from the coding sequence ATGAGCGCGCCGGAGGGGTGGACCGTCACGGTCGTCGGCATCGGCGCCGACGGGTGGGACGGGCTGTCCCCGGCGGCCCGGCGGGCGGTCGAGGGCGCCGAGGTGCTGCGCGGCAGCGGCCGCCAGCTGTCCCTGGTCCCGGAAGGCGTCGCCGCCGAGCGGGTGCCCTGGCCCTCCCCGATGGCGGTGGCGGTGCGCGAGCTGCCCGAGGCGCACCCCGGCCGCCGCGTCGTCGTCCTGGCCAGTGGTGACCCGATGTACTCCGGGATCGGCACCACGCTGGTGCGCTGGTTCGGCGCGGCGGCGGTCGACGTCGTCCCGCACCCGTCCTCGGTGACCTGGGCGTGCTCCCGGATGGGCTGGTCGGTCGAGGAGACCACCGTCGTCTCGGTGGTCTGGAAGCCGGTCGAGCTGCTGGCCGCCCAGGTGTCCCCGGGCCGCCGGCTGCTGGTGCTCGGCGCCGACGGCACCACCCCCGCCGAGGTCGCCCGCCGGCTCACCGACTGGGGGTACGGCGCCAGCCGGCTCACCGCGCTGTCCCAGCTCGGCGGCCCCACCGAGCAGCGGGCCACCGGGACGGCGGCCGCCTGGCCGCACGCGCAGACCGACCCGCTCACGATCACCGCGGTCGAGGCGGTCGCCGACCCCGGCACCGTGCCGCTGTCCACCGTCCCGGGGCTGCCCGACGACGCGTACCGCAACGACGGGCAGCTGACCAAGCGCGACGTCCGCGCGGTGACGCTGTCGCGGCTGGTGCCGCTGCCCGGTCAGCTGCTCTGGGACGTCGGCGCCGGCGCGGGCTCGATCGGCATCGAGTGGATGCGGGTGCACCCCTCGTGCCGCGCGGTCGCCGTCGAGTCCGACCCCGAGCGTGCGCACCGGATCGGGCAGAACGCCGCCCGGCTCGGCGTCCCGGGCCTGCAGGTGGTGCGCGGCCGGGCACCGGAGGCCCTCGGTGACCTGCCCGCCCCGGACGCGGTCTTCGTCGGTGGCGGCGCGACCGTCCCCGGCGTGCTGGAGAACTGCTGGGACGCCCTGCTCCCCGGTGGCCGGCTCGTGGTGAACGCGGTGACCGTGGAGAGCGAGGGCGTGCTCGCGCAGTGGCAGACGCGGGTCGGCGGCTCACTGACCCGGTTGCAGGTGGCGCAGGCCGCCCCGGTCGGCGGCTTCACCGGCTGGCGGCCGGCCATGCCCGTGACGATCTGGAGCGTGACCCGGTGA
- the cobM gene encoding precorrin-4 C(11)-methyltransferase encodes MTVHFIGAGPGAADLVTVRAALLIASAPVCLYAGALVPRELLDTAPAGARLVDTADLDLDQITAELVTAHAAGLDVARLHSGDPSVYSAMAEQMRRLDAAGVPYDVVPGVPAFAAAAASLKRELTVPGVAQTVVLTRTSARSTPMPPGEELAGYAATGATLVLHLAVQRLDVLAPELAAHYGADCPVAVVARASRDDELVLRGTLADIAAQVAEAGVRRTAVVIVGRALTADQFPDSHLYSTTRDRLSGVDTSA; translated from the coding sequence GTGACCGTGCACTTCATCGGCGCCGGCCCCGGCGCGGCCGACCTGGTCACCGTGCGGGCGGCCCTGCTGATCGCGTCGGCGCCCGTCTGCCTCTACGCCGGGGCGCTGGTGCCGCGCGAGCTGCTGGACACCGCCCCCGCCGGCGCCCGGCTCGTCGACACCGCCGACCTCGACCTGGACCAGATCACCGCGGAGCTGGTCACCGCGCACGCCGCCGGCCTGGACGTCGCCCGGCTGCACTCCGGCGACCCGTCGGTCTACAGCGCGATGGCCGAGCAGATGCGCCGGCTCGACGCCGCCGGGGTGCCCTACGACGTCGTCCCGGGGGTGCCGGCGTTCGCCGCCGCGGCCGCCTCGCTCAAGCGCGAGCTGACCGTGCCGGGGGTGGCGCAGACCGTCGTCCTCACCCGGACGTCGGCGCGGTCCACGCCGATGCCGCCGGGGGAGGAGTTGGCCGGCTACGCCGCCACCGGCGCCACGCTGGTGCTGCACCTGGCCGTGCAGCGCCTGGACGTCCTGGCTCCCGAGCTGGCCGCCCACTACGGCGCGGACTGCCCGGTGGCGGTGGTCGCCAGGGCCAGCCGGGACGACGAGCTGGTGCTGCGCGGCACGCTGGCCGACATCGCCGCGCAGGTGGCCGAGGCCGGCGTCCGGCGCACGGCGGTCGTGATCGTCGGCCGCGCGCTCACCGCGGACCAGTTCCCCGACAGCCACCTGTACTCGACGACCCGGGACCGCCTGAGTGGAGTGGATACGTCGGCGTGA
- a CDS encoding cobalt-precorrin-5B (C(1))-methyltransferase: protein MSRDGSAGLRHGWTTGACATAATTAAYTALLTGEFPDPVTIDLPHDNHPAFALARESLGAGEATVGIVKDAGDDPDVTHGALVSARVVLGEPGSGVVFRAGEGVGTVTKPGLPLAVGEPAINPMPRQFMSAHVAAVAARHGGTGDVLVEISIADGAELARKTWNPRLGILGGLSVLGTTGVVVPYSCSSWIDSIRRGIDVARAAGREHVAGATGSTSERVAQELYDLPEDALLDMGDFAGAVLKYLRRHPVPRLTVAGGIGKLAKLAEGHLDLHSGRSQVSFAALADLVAGAGGDAALVEGVREANTALDALRQSQAAGLPLGDLVAAGARRTAEGVLLGAPVEVDVVVIDRAGVIVGRA, encoded by the coding sequence GTGAGCAGGGACGGCAGCGCGGGGCTGCGGCACGGCTGGACGACGGGCGCCTGCGCGACCGCGGCCACCACCGCGGCCTACACCGCACTCCTCACCGGCGAGTTCCCCGACCCGGTGACCATCGACCTGCCGCACGACAATCACCCGGCCTTCGCGCTCGCCCGGGAGTCCCTCGGCGCAGGCGAGGCCACCGTCGGCATCGTCAAGGACGCCGGTGACGACCCCGACGTCACCCACGGCGCGCTGGTCTCCGCCCGGGTGGTGCTCGGCGAGCCGGGCAGCGGCGTGGTCTTCCGGGCCGGCGAGGGCGTGGGCACGGTGACCAAGCCCGGCCTGCCGCTGGCCGTCGGCGAGCCGGCGATCAACCCGATGCCGCGGCAGTTCATGAGCGCGCACGTCGCCGCGGTCGCCGCCCGGCACGGTGGCACCGGCGACGTGCTCGTCGAGATCTCCATCGCCGACGGTGCCGAGCTGGCGCGCAAGACCTGGAACCCGCGGCTGGGCATCCTCGGCGGGCTGTCGGTCCTCGGGACCACGGGGGTCGTCGTCCCGTACTCCTGCTCGTCGTGGATCGACTCGATCCGCCGCGGCATCGACGTCGCCCGGGCCGCGGGGCGCGAGCACGTGGCCGGGGCCACCGGGTCGACCAGCGAGCGGGTCGCCCAGGAGCTCTACGACCTGCCCGAGGACGCCCTGCTCGACATGGGCGACTTCGCCGGCGCGGTGCTGAAGTACCTGCGCCGCCACCCGGTGCCGCGGCTGACCGTGGCCGGCGGCATCGGCAAGCTGGCCAAGCTCGCCGAGGGCCACCTGGACCTGCACTCCGGCCGCTCGCAGGTCTCCTTCGCCGCGCTGGCCGACCTGGTCGCCGGCGCCGGGGGCGACGCGGCGCTGGTCGAGGGCGTCCGCGAGGCCAACACCGCCCTGGACGCGCTGCGGCAGAGCCAGGCCGCCGGCCTCCCGCTGGGCGACCTGGTCGCCGCCGGCGCGCGGCGCACCGCCGAGGGCGTGCTGCTCGGCGCCCCGGTCGAGGTCGACGTCGTGGTCATCGACCGCGCCGGCGTCATCGTCGGCCGCGCCTAG
- a CDS encoding cobalt-precorrin-6A reductase — protein MTGQVVVLGGTGEARALAAALLAEGVDVLSSLAGRTADPVLPEGPVRVGGFGGAEGLAAWLAEHRPRAVVDATHPFAAQITASAATAAAAHGTPLLRLQRPGWSPGPDDDWRYVDSLAAAAEAVAGFASVFLTTGRQGVAAFAALPGRVLVRAVDPPDSPLPAGATLLLDRGPFGVADELALMREHAVDVVVTKDSGGHLTEAKLTAARELGLPVVLVRRPPLPPGVETVATVADALAWVRAQAAG, from the coding sequence GTGACCGGCCAGGTGGTGGTGCTGGGCGGCACCGGCGAGGCCCGGGCACTCGCCGCGGCGCTGCTGGCCGAGGGTGTGGACGTGCTCTCCAGCCTCGCCGGGCGCACCGCCGACCCGGTGCTGCCGGAGGGGCCGGTGCGGGTCGGCGGGTTCGGCGGTGCCGAAGGACTGGCCGCGTGGCTGGCCGAGCACCGGCCGCGGGCCGTCGTCGACGCCACCCACCCCTTCGCCGCGCAGATCACCGCCTCGGCGGCCACCGCGGCGGCCGCGCACGGGACCCCGCTCCTCCGGTTGCAGCGGCCCGGCTGGAGCCCCGGGCCGGACGACGACTGGCGGTACGTCGACTCGCTGGCCGCCGCTGCGGAGGCGGTCGCCGGCTTCGCGAGCGTCTTCCTCACCACCGGCCGGCAGGGCGTCGCCGCGTTCGCCGCGCTGCCCGGCCGGGTGTTGGTGCGCGCGGTCGACCCGCCGGACTCCCCGCTGCCCGCGGGCGCCACGCTGCTGCTGGACCGCGGTCCGTTCGGCGTCGCCGACGAGCTGGCGCTGATGCGCGAGCACGCGGTGGACGTCGTCGTCACCAAGGACTCCGGCGGTCACCTCACCGAGGCGAAGCTGACCGCCGCCCGCGAGCTGGGGCTGCCGGTGGTGCTGGTCCGCCGTCCGCCGCTGCCACCGGGGGTCGAGACGGTGGCGACCGTCGCCGACGCGCTGGCCTGGGTGCGGGCTCAGGCCGCCGGATGA
- a CDS encoding HAD hydrolase-like protein: MRLHGTISTAGGEGPGRLVLFDLDGTLVDSTPGIWASIRVAATELGLPAPTPAQLTAMVGPPLEEGFAGALGLTGADVDRAVLAYRAHYAAGAVLDATVYPGIPQLLAALRADGAVLAVATSKPEPFAVRVLEHLGLLAAFDSVHGATMDGTVRHKEQVVAAALAAHPDGARPVLIGDRLHDVLGARAHGLPCIGAGWGPAPAGELEAAGAVAVAATPAEVLAVLART; this comes from the coding sequence TTGAGACTTCATGGAACCATCTCGACCGCCGGCGGGGAAGGGCCCGGCCGGCTGGTGCTCTTCGACCTCGACGGCACGCTGGTCGACTCGACGCCGGGCATCTGGGCCTCCATCCGGGTCGCCGCCACGGAGCTGGGCCTGCCCGCGCCGACGCCCGCCCAGCTGACGGCGATGGTCGGGCCGCCGCTCGAGGAGGGCTTCGCCGGCGCCCTCGGGCTGACCGGCGCGGACGTCGACCGGGCCGTGCTCGCCTACCGTGCGCACTACGCGGCCGGGGCGGTGCTCGACGCCACCGTCTACCCGGGCATCCCGCAGCTGCTGGCCGCCCTGCGCGCCGACGGAGCGGTGCTCGCCGTGGCGACGAGCAAGCCCGAGCCGTTCGCCGTCCGGGTGCTGGAGCACCTGGGGCTGCTCGCCGCCTTCGACAGCGTCCACGGCGCGACGATGGACGGCACGGTGCGGCACAAGGAACAGGTCGTCGCCGCCGCACTGGCCGCGCACCCGGACGGCGCGCGACCGGTGCTGATCGGCGACCGGCTGCACGACGTGCTGGGCGCCCGGGCGCACGGCCTGCCCTGCATCGGCGCCGGCTGGGGCCCCGCACCCGCCGGTGAGCTCGAGGCCGCGGGCGCGGTGGCCGTCGCGGCCACCCCGGCCGAGGTCCTGGCGGTGCTCGCCCGCACCTGA
- a CDS encoding GTPase domain-containing protein, which produces MTSTAETRLPDALQQLRDRVAAAPLGLATQNRDEAARTARAVVDQVDDYLLPRLRDLDAPLLTVVGGSTGAGKSTLVNSVLQARVTTPGVLRPTTRAPVLVCAPADRAAFAGDRVLPGLARTTGGEAGPGGLQLVVHDGLPAGLALIDAPDVDSVVEANRDLAGQLLAAADLWVFVTTAARYADAVPWDLLRTAQERGTALAVVLDRVPPEAVREVADDLATMLTKARLSSARLFVIEERPLVDGFLPDDQVAPLRAWLHGLAADAEQRAAVVRQTLAGALESLGDRVDVVVAGVREQETAAEALWAAADASYARARASIDEAVGNGSLLRGEVLSRWQEFVGTGEWMRSLQGQVGRLRDRLTAALTGRPAPAADLAGALESGVETLLRAEADRAAEKTVTSWRSLPGGIDLLDGRETELDGVSPSFAGASADEVRGWQGYVLELVREEGAGKRSQARLLSWGVNGAGAVVMVAVFASTAGLSGIELAVAGGTTAVGQRVLEAVFGDAAVRQLAARARADLDERAARLLAAEQSRFDQLLDDAAPEPGTDDELRAAVAALAAARKASA; this is translated from the coding sequence ATGACCAGCACGGCCGAGACACGGCTGCCCGACGCCCTGCAGCAGTTGCGTGACCGGGTCGCCGCTGCGCCGCTCGGCCTGGCCACCCAGAACCGGGACGAGGCCGCCCGCACCGCGCGCGCCGTGGTCGACCAGGTCGACGACTACCTGCTGCCCCGGCTGCGCGACCTGGACGCCCCGCTGCTCACCGTCGTCGGCGGCTCCACCGGTGCCGGCAAGTCCACGTTGGTCAACAGCGTCCTGCAGGCCCGGGTCACCACCCCCGGCGTGCTGCGGCCCACCACCCGGGCTCCGGTGCTGGTCTGCGCCCCGGCCGACCGCGCCGCCTTCGCCGGTGACCGGGTGCTGCCCGGCCTGGCCCGCACCACCGGCGGCGAGGCTGGCCCCGGCGGGCTGCAGCTGGTCGTGCACGACGGGCTGCCCGCGGGTCTGGCGCTCATCGACGCCCCCGACGTCGACTCCGTCGTGGAGGCCAACCGCGACCTGGCCGGCCAGCTGCTGGCCGCCGCCGACCTGTGGGTGTTCGTGACCACCGCGGCCCGCTACGCCGACGCCGTCCCGTGGGACCTGCTGCGCACGGCGCAGGAGCGCGGCACCGCGCTGGCCGTGGTGCTGGACCGGGTGCCGCCCGAGGCCGTGCGCGAGGTGGCCGACGACCTCGCCACCATGCTGACCAAGGCGCGGCTGTCCAGCGCCCGGCTGTTCGTGATCGAGGAGCGCCCGCTGGTCGACGGCTTCCTCCCCGACGACCAGGTGGCGCCGCTGCGCGCCTGGCTGCACGGGCTGGCTGCCGACGCCGAGCAGCGCGCCGCCGTCGTCCGGCAGACCCTCGCGGGTGCGCTGGAGAGCCTGGGCGACCGCGTCGACGTCGTCGTCGCCGGGGTGCGCGAGCAGGAGACCGCGGCGGAGGCGCTGTGGGCCGCGGCCGACGCCTCCTACGCCCGGGCGCGCGCCTCCATCGACGAGGCGGTCGGCAACGGCAGCCTGCTGCGCGGTGAGGTGCTGTCCCGCTGGCAGGAGTTCGTGGGCACCGGCGAGTGGATGCGCAGCCTGCAGGGCCAGGTGGGCCGGCTCCGCGACCGGCTGACCGCGGCGCTCACCGGCCGCCCGGCGCCGGCCGCGGACCTGGCCGGGGCGCTGGAGTCCGGTGTGGAGACGCTGCTGCGCGCCGAGGCAGACCGGGCCGCGGAGAAGACGGTCACCAGCTGGCGCTCGCTGCCCGGCGGCATCGACCTGCTCGACGGCCGGGAGACCGAGCTGGACGGCGTCTCGCCGTCCTTCGCCGGCGCCTCGGCCGACGAGGTGCGGGGCTGGCAGGGGTACGTGCTCGAGCTGGTGCGCGAGGAGGGCGCCGGCAAGCGGTCGCAGGCCCGGTTGCTGTCCTGGGGCGTGAACGGCGCCGGCGCGGTGGTCATGGTCGCCGTCTTCGCCTCCACCGCCGGGCTGTCCGGCATCGAGCTGGCCGTGGCCGGTGGCACGACCGCGGTCGGCCAGCGGGTGCTGGAGGCGGTGTTCGGCGATGCCGCGGTGCGGCAGCTGGCCGCCCGCGCCCGCGCCGACCTGGACGAGCGTGCCGCCCGGCTGCTGGCGGCCGAGCAGTCGCGCTTCGACCAGCTGCTCGACGACGCCGCGCCCGAGCCCGGCACCGACGACGAGCTGCGCGCCGCCGTGGCCGCGCTCGCCGCCGCCCGCAAGGCCTCCGCGTGA
- a CDS encoding YfjP family GTPase: MRLGKREQLSLTDRLAALREAVEVADGRLEVPEVGQARTLLAKAGAREALGDATVVALAGATGSGKSTLFNALSGSEVSTPGVRRPTTGIAHASVWGEHGSDRLLDWLQVPRRNRVESGDPALDGLVLLDLPDHDSVRLENRLEVDRLVELVDVLVWVLDPQKYADAAVHSRYLAPLAGHSGVLVVVLNQVDRLDEAAARACLADLRGLLDREGLASTTLLATAARTGAGLPELRAELARRVSARRAATDRLAADARAAAGALAAHCAPDAGADRSRDADERDGLTAALADAAGVPAVVGAVERSARRRGTAHTGWPVLRWTSKLRADPLRRLHLGNEDSRTSLPPAGAVQQAALGAALRRARDAAGQGLPQAWRDELRRTAEVSEGRLADDLDRAVAGTDLGPDRTPLWQRAVGGLQWVLMVVALAGALWLLGLVGLGLLQLDDVVPLPRVEGIPLPTLLLVGGLLAGLLLALVARPLVAMGARRRARQVRRRLLERVGEVADAQVVEPLSEARADHGRFCAAVTRAGS; this comes from the coding sequence GTGAGGCTCGGGAAGCGGGAGCAGCTGTCCCTGACCGACCGGCTGGCCGCGCTGCGCGAGGCCGTCGAGGTCGCCGACGGCCGGCTGGAGGTGCCCGAGGTCGGCCAGGCCCGGACGCTGCTGGCCAAGGCCGGGGCCCGCGAGGCGCTCGGCGACGCCACCGTCGTCGCGCTCGCCGGGGCCACCGGCAGCGGCAAGTCCACGCTGTTCAACGCGCTGAGCGGTAGCGAGGTGAGCACCCCCGGCGTCCGCCGCCCGACCACCGGCATCGCGCACGCCAGCGTGTGGGGCGAGCACGGGTCCGACCGGCTGCTGGACTGGCTGCAGGTGCCGCGCCGCAACCGCGTCGAGTCCGGCGACCCGGCGCTCGACGGGCTGGTGCTGCTCGACCTGCCCGACCACGACAGCGTGCGGCTGGAGAACCGGCTGGAGGTCGACCGCCTCGTCGAGCTCGTCGACGTCCTGGTCTGGGTGCTCGACCCGCAGAAGTACGCCGACGCCGCCGTCCACTCCCGCTACCTGGCGCCGCTGGCCGGGCACTCCGGGGTGCTGGTCGTCGTCCTCAACCAGGTCGACCGGCTCGACGAGGCCGCGGCCCGCGCCTGCCTGGCCGACCTGCGCGGGCTGCTGGACCGCGAGGGGCTGGCGTCCACGACGCTGCTGGCCACCGCGGCCCGCACCGGCGCCGGGCTGCCCGAGCTCCGCGCCGAGCTGGCCCGCCGGGTCTCCGCGCGCCGGGCCGCCACCGACCGGCTCGCCGCCGACGCCCGGGCCGCCGCCGGTGCGCTCGCCGCGCACTGCGCGCCCGACGCCGGGGCCGACCGCAGCCGCGACGCCGACGAGCGCGACGGGCTGACCGCGGCGCTGGCCGACGCCGCCGGCGTGCCCGCGGTGGTCGGTGCTGTCGAGCGCTCGGCCCGCCGCCGGGGGACGGCGCACACCGGCTGGCCGGTGCTCCGCTGGACGTCGAAGCTGCGGGCCGACCCGCTGCGTCGGCTGCACCTGGGCAACGAGGACTCGCGCACGTCGCTGCCCCCGGCCGGCGCGGTGCAGCAGGCCGCGCTGGGTGCTGCCCTCCGCCGGGCCCGGGACGCCGCCGGGCAGGGGCTGCCGCAGGCGTGGCGCGACGAGCTGCGGCGCACCGCGGAGGTGTCGGAGGGCCGGCTGGCCGACGACCTCGACCGCGCCGTGGCCGGCACCGACCTCGGCCCGGACCGGACGCCGCTGTGGCAGCGCGCGGTCGGCGGGCTGCAGTGGGTGCTGATGGTCGTCGCGCTGGCCGGGGCGCTGTGGCTGCTCGGCCTGGTCGGGCTCGGGCTCTTGCAGCTGGACGACGTCGTGCCGCTGCCCCGGGTCGAGGGCATCCCGCTGCCCACGCTGCTGCTGGTCGGCGGCCTGCTGGCCGGGTTGCTGCTGGCGCTGGTGGCCCGGCCGCTGGTCGCGATGGGCGCGCGTCGCCGGGCCCGGCAGGTCAGACGCCGGTTGCTCGAGCGGGTCGGCGAGGTGGCCGACGCGCAGGTGGTCGAGCCGCTCAGCGAGGCCCGCGCCGACCACGGCCGGTTCTGCGCGGCGGTGACCCGGGCCGGCAGCTGA